The following is a genomic window from Melitaea cinxia chromosome 24, ilMelCinx1.1, whole genome shotgun sequence.
agcagtgcactgcgataggctgaagtgtagcGTAAATGTGATTGTCTACTTcgatataatgtaattttaatgatgaaatcattataaaaaaactattcacTAGTTACGAAGTTTATAACaaataaggaaaataaatatatatcctCTACTACTGTAATTACTAAAACAGTATTATAATTACttgtttcttataaaaatatactaataatacaatagtacaatgttataaatatatttttttatattttaatagatgtTTTGATAACATGTaaccttaataataataataatgtaatttattttacacgtgcaaaatttttttaataaattacaaaaacaagaaaaaatataaaatgcttGATCACAGTATAGTTTCTAAGTTAGGGCATTTtcaaatataagatttttttcaaacaaaaaacaaaaaactttaatcTTGATagagaatacttataacaagtAATAAACCACACATACGTAACGGTACAGTAACATAcgttaaactaataataaatcgGGGCCTAATTAAAACTTCTAGCTACTAGCTATTCTAGCTACCTCAACCTTACatggagatcacagctaaataatactactttcaagcagtattgtgttcctgtttgattaaggtgaccagagctgctgcATTGGGGACAGGGTcgacaacgtgcttgcgatgcttctggggTTGCACCATAAGGCACaccgtacgtttgtttgacACAGTCCAAGAGTGCGGAATTTAATTCTCTTTTAGTTCATTTGATTACAGAAAGTTTACGTTTGCCATACAAAAAACAAGTCATTTCTTGTTAGcttcaatttattattgtttaattaatctTACTGTACCAGGAAGTGTGACCTTACgcaaaaattaagtaaatttatcattaaatgtaatttattcgtTGCTATAAAGACACGTTGCAAATACTTTGTTcctagaaatttaaatattatttacattttattcaaggtaataaataatatatttattgtagaaTGAAAACACAAGCAGAGGAACatctaaatgtttttttttttttggttttttttaatcgttataaagtattttatcataataataacaattgtcCAAACagatagaaatacaaatattttatgatccttttttatacaaatagtgGTGATCATTTATACTGATCTACTTTAATTTTCAACCGCTATGGTATAGGGGTGCgcgtgccgtgtcggcggcgcctaaacaccgacggtcgcgggttcgattttcgctcggagtggatatttgtgtttatacaaatatttatttccggtcgggttgttagtccttgtgggtttccccatcGTGCCTTGGAGAaaacgttaagctgtcggtcccgtttgttatcatgtatatctGATACagatcgttagtcatagtagagaatatatccgcctacccgcattggagcaacgtggtggattaagctctgatcagaccttaatcagagcttaatccaccacgctgctccaatgctccAATGTAAGTTGAAAATATTCcgttactatgagtaacgatcgctatcagatgtatatgatcacaactgggaccgacggcttaacgtgtttcCAACAATCCATTCCAACCATTGATTGTTTGAAGTGTATAATTCAATTCTACGTAAGTAAAGTCACAAGCTTAAGCTAGTGTTTTATTTAACGTATGATGAAGAcgagaatattatttaaattcaaaaatccATGAGTACTTTGTCtaacaatatgtatgtatgtcataatttattatgctgtgtggctacggcattgaagaatatagccaccccctctcttcccgtggatgtcgtaagaggcgactaaggggtaatacagttccactacgacCTTAGAACTTAATAAGCCGACCGATAGTGGGATAACCTTAAAACCGCTAGcttagaaatacacaggccgaagacgggcagcagcgtcttcggtgcgacaaagccctatgggcaacgcacatgagtttatgccatttttggcgcgaacttgtggaggcatatgttcagtaggactgcaataggctgaaatgattgaTTGAAATgatgtaataatttatgtaatagaTATCAGTTAAcatagtataattatatgtaaaaggtagactttttatttattataaaatgaccACATCATTTCAAACACGtatttcaaaatgtaatgtattttaatttataatttgaaatatgtaaaatttataaatacaaattcatCAAATCATTAAAGCCAACTAATAATAGTcgtcaataaataatacataatgcaaaaaaaaatcacaatcagTAATAAATAAGTGTTAAAGATTACAGAACAAACAtcaattttatatcattagaaCCACAGAGttccattattaaaaataaatatttgcgcAACAAAATCTAACTGAGATAAGTCGGTAAGACTTTTcttgcaattttaaataaaacctcGATTTATATGATTGAATACACAAAGTTTTATGAAGATGAATAAATGACCTGAAAACTATCAAACACCAAATATTGATTCTTTATCAATAGCTTCCTTTAAGTcgaatatatcgatttttcataacttttatttttcacataaaACTTAAGAACATGGTTATGTTAAAACCCataatcataaattaatttacgtaCCATAACATAGACTAGATGTAATTAAAATCAACACATGTAACATccgttacattttattactaaaagtaCTTCAAACGTTAATTAGAGTCTCgtttaacacacacacgcacacaaacacacacaaactaacacattattaaaataaaagtatgtacTTTAAAATTCACTgtacttcaataaatattcattgATCTTTGGAAAGATCAATTCTTTCGTGTAATGGCTGTACGTAACGTCTAAATGATTCCACAGAGGGTCTGAAACTTTCATCGCTTCTAATACATTTGGTAATCTATTAATTAGCCATTTTATGTCCTTAGGGTCAACCAAATAATCATTATTACCATATAACGCCACAAACGGAACTGTGACAGCACTTAAATTGTAACTGGGAGGTAGTTCTTCTCcgtaaattttcatattttcttcCTTACCGTAGTCGAATTTTTGAAAGCGTTTCGTTTTCATACTTTGTCCGTATCTAGCCATGTTATGTACGGATGTTCCAGCCGGGAAGTGTCCAAACATAATCCTCAACGTTTCGTTTGTAATAGAATCAGGATGAAAGGAATCGAAAAGTGATTCCCCAGTGCCACAAATAACTTCGGATATTTCACTGAATTTACACAGAAAAGCAAGGAATTCTTGACTCAAAGAGCCTTTTGCGAAAATTTCATAAATGCCCGTGGTGCCCAGAGCACCTTCTATTTGACTTATCACTTCAGTTAAAAGTCTATACGGCAAAGATTTTGTGTACGTCTGCCTTGCTGCAGGCGCTAAGCTAATAAGAACATTCGCTTTATCACAATAGCCCGGTCTCTCTGAGCACATGATTAGGTACGTACCAGCCCCTTGTGAATATCCGATGTAATTCACCTTCGCTTCCCGCGTGTATTTCAATACATAATCAATCATAGCTGGTATATCATAAAGTCCAATTTCGTCTATGGAGAATTTCCAAAATTCGCGATCTCTGTCGGGATCCAAGTGCACATGTCGCCTTGAATAGTAATTACCGCGTTGGTTTCCAACCCACAGGTCGTAACATGCATCTGATATTAGATAAGCCAATCCAGCATCGGGTCCAGCGTCGAGCCAAGCGTCAGAACTTTGCAGGAGACCGTGCA
Proteins encoded in this region:
- the LOC123665455 gene encoding lipase 1-like; its protein translation is MASKGNVMFNVLFMCVAIILGNVLRLRLTPISNEFKRSLGYPEDSLLNFTELSEHYGYSSEEHTVVTEDGYVLTMFRINGRKCTKLKRPPVILMHGLLQSSDAWLDAGPDAGLAYLISDACYDLWVGNQRGNYYSRRHVHLDPDRDREFWKFSIDEIGLYDIPAMIDYVLKYTREAKVNYIGYSQGAGTYLIMCSERPGYCDKANVLISLAPAARQTYTKSLPYRLLTEVISQIEGALGTTGIYEIFAKGSLSQEFLAFLCKFSEISEVICGTGESLFDSFHPDSITNETLRIMFGHFPAGTSVHNMARYGQSMKTKRFQKFDYGKEENMKIYGEELPPSYNLSAVTVPFVALYGNNDYLVDPKDIKWLINRLPNVLEAMKVSDPLWNHLDVTYSHYTKELIFPKINEYLLKYSEF